The Pseudomonas fulva 12-X sequence CGATCACCAGCCCAAGGCGTGGATGATCGAGCTCATTGTTGCGCGCCAGCAGCAGGACACTCTTGCCCGGCGCTTTGCCGCTTGGAGAGTCGAAGACTGCCTTGAATTGCCGGGGAGTGAGCAGGCGCTTCTCCCGGCCGAAGCCTCGACTCACCACAAGACTGGAAAAATCAGACAGTCAGGCGAGCACGGCCCTTGGCGCGACGACGCGACAGGACGGCACGGCCGTTCTTGGTAGCCATGCGAGCACGGAAGCCGTGGGTACGAGCGCGTTTGATGGTGCTGGGTTGGAAAGTGCGTTTCATGATGCGGTTACCTGGTTATCGACAACGGACCGGAATGGTCCCCGTTTTAAGAGACCGGCGATTCTAGAGAAAGCCGCAGGCCAGGTCAATTTCCAACCAGTTGTTT is a genomic window containing:
- the rpmH gene encoding 50S ribosomal protein L34, which encodes MKRTFQPSTIKRARTHGFRARMATKNGRAVLSRRRAKGRARLTV